Genomic segment of Candidatus Liberimonas magnetica:
TTTTTCTTTGCTTTTTAAGTACTCTCTTCTTCTTTGATATTCTGTTTTGGAAATCATTTCTTTATCAAATTCATTATCTATCTTTTCTCTCTCTTTATCAATCAAGTTTTTAGGGAAGTTTAAATCTTCATTATATAGATGACTCATGTCAATAAACCTAAATTTATCAAAATTATCTTCACTAATTAGTTTTCTAATACTTTTATCCTGAAACTCTTTAAGTTTTTGATTTTCGGTAACAAATTCGTCGTTTTCTATGTCAAAATAAATCTTATACAATTTAGCATTCTTTTTTCCAAATCTGTAAAGTGGCTTACCTTTAAGAACCCCGTATAGAGTAGTAACTCTTTGCTGTCCATCTAAAATATAAGTATAACCCGAACTTCTTACATCTTCTAAAGGGATAGTCTCTTTTTCTCCGACTCTCCTATGGGCTAGTTTTTCATCAGTCTTCCATAACAGTAGATTCCCTATAGTATAGCCTCTATAAATACTGTCAAATAAAAGTGTAAACTTATCTGCTCCCCAAACAAAGTCTCTTTGAAATTCTGGAATAACCCAATTCCCTTCTTCAATTTCATTGATAATTTTTGAAATATGTATTGGTGGGGCATAACTATCCTCCCCTTCATTTTTCTTTACCCTTTTATATTCTTTTTCTAAATTTGTTTCCATTAGGCCACCTTCCTTATATCTATTTTCCCAGTTACTGCATGATGGATAAGGGATTTTTTATATTCTTCGAGCAGACTAATTTTATTTTCGATTTTATTAATAGTTTTATCAATTTTTGAGGTTGTCTTGTCTAAATAGTCTACTATTTGGATTTGTTCGGATTTGGGCGGATAAGGTATTTTTATGTTTCCTATTGTATCCGTGTTTAAATTAAGCTGTGTGCCAAGTTTTCCAAGCCCCTTATAAGGTTCACCTCCGATAAATACCCAAAACAAATAATCAGGAAATAACTTTAATCTTTGAAAATAAACAAATCCATCATGAATACAACATTTCATTTTTGTAATTATTGGCTTCCCAACGCTACCTGCAATTGAAATAAATATTTCTCCAGGTTTTAAGGGAACGCTCAAGGATTTTCCTAGAACTGATAATTTCTCATAAGTTTGTGTAAGATATCTGCTACTTGCAGTCACATCCTCTATTCTAACCCAACCATATTCACCGTTTTCATCAAAATACTTCGGCTCATCTATAGGTCTGGGAGACGCCCCTCTTCTAACATATGAAAGCTTATTTATTTTCCTAACTTCCCAATGCTCAGGAATCTTACCAATCCATTCAATACCAGAAGCCTTGAGCTTTGCTTTGGAATTCAGCCCTTTTGTTACAGCACTATTTATTAGAGAAACTCTTTTTTCTTTCAAGAGATCAATAAGTTTTGCGTCTGTCTCAATAGTCTTGTCAATTTTATCTGTTGTTTTATCGAGATATACAGCGATTTGAATTTGTTCTTGTTTTGGCGGTAGTGGTAATTTGATATTACTTAATTGGATGGAATCTGCTCTAGGCATTTTTACACCATCTGTTAAAGAATTTACGTAATCGATATACCCACTTGATAATAAT
This window contains:
- a CDS encoding restriction endonuclease subunit S, which gives rise to MRFQPYQKYNNSGIKWIGKIPEHWEVKKIKFFTTEKRNKTTEADESSHFIGLENIESMSGKLISYNSIENIEGESLKFKKGYVLFCKLRPYLAKVIVCDTDGFCTSELIIYECDEKTNPIFFKYRLLSSGYIDYVNSLTDGVKMPRADSIQLSNIKLPLPPKQEQIQIAVYLDKTTDKIDKTIETDAKLIDLLKEKRVSLINSAVTKGLNSKAKLKASGIEWIGKIPEHWEVRKINKLSYVRRGASPRPIDEPKYFDENGEYGWVRIEDVTASSRYLTQTYEKLSVLGKSLSVPLKPGEIFISIAGSVGKPIITKMKCCIHDGFVYFQRLKLFPDYLFWVFIGGEPYKGLGKLGTQLNLNTDTIGNIKIPYPPKSEQIQIVDYLDKTTSKIDKTINKIENKISLLEEYKKSLIHHAVTGKIDIRKVA